TTTAGAGGTATAGTGTCAAACAGGTGGTAAGCAGATATGGTCTATACTTCTGCTCGGTGCTTATTGATGTTTAATTGTTTTGTTGGGATAGCTTATCTTAGGTTTTACAAGGATTATGTTAGTTGATGAATACTTTAGTAAATGATTGCTGAGTTCTACTGGGATTAATATTCTGGATATTTGTAAGTTTTAATAAAACTAACAAGCTTTAATGTATAACTTGTGTTTATTCTAACAAAATCCCCTTGATTAACTATCCTCCAACAACCATGGAAGAGATGTTGATGTCTTGCTATTGTTATTTTTTAACAACGTTTGACAGAAAAACACTGCCTTTTAGTTAAAATTCTTGAATATAAATGAGGATTTGGCTAGACATGCTTCATTTGATTTGTGTATGTGTTTAGCATCATAACACTTTACATTAAAGATTACCTACCCTTCTATTTTCctttgttctttcagaatctccaTGTTCATTTTATTGCCTGTGAGTCTTGTTTTCTGTCTCTCTTTCCCTGTCCTCATTCTCTAGTTCCATGTGTTTGTCTTCCTTATTTGTTTGGTATTTTGTACATAAACTAAAAGTAGCATTTACATATTTCAAACTTTATTTTAAAAATCAGGTTCAGGTACATATCTTGATTTAGTTTTGTATGGGGTTATCACTCTTTTTAAATTCCTTTTAACAATTTTATCACATTTTATCTCATCCAACCATTATTGTCTGTGTTATCAAAACATTTTATTACAATTTCTTTCATATATCACTGTGTTATTGACCTATAAATGAAAAACTGGTCATTCTTTAGAATCtgtaattttctctttttttattcctTAACTTGTTAATCGCCTAGCTACTTTTTATCTTATACATTCTCTTCTATTTTTTTTTGGATTAGGTGAACAATTATTTCACGAAATGTCTCGAGTTTATGTTGGGAACTTGGATTCACGAGTGACTGAAAGAGATCTAGAAGATGAATTTCGAGCATTTGGTGTACTTCGAAGGTAGACTATCCGATGAGATGTATAGTGTTCTTGTATGTCAGTAATTTTTTGTAAGTTATATCTTAACTTTTATAGCCTGGTGTCTGTGATCTCTGATTGTTTAATTGTTCTTATCAATATACTTTTATTGGTACCTCTTTTAACAAAATAATTGCTTTTCTGAACTTGAGTCGCTTGTATGTCTTGTTATCTCCTTGTTGTTTagacatcaattttttttaaatttcatttttgattTCTTGAGAATCTATGTATTGACCGGCTTCAGGGTAGATAGTGAGAGGTTCATTGTTTCTCTATATGCAATCTCATATTAGGAAAGACAATCAGCACTAGTTTATGTATGAAACCAAAAATTTGTGAGCAAACAATGCAAGAAAATGAAACAAACAGGACACTGACTAATCAGAATCAATTGTACCTGTCATGATTTTGCTGTTAATGAACTGATGCCAGTTCAAcccgttcaaaaaaaaaattctgaaggTTGATATTTACAATTGAAGATTGATTCCAGTTGTCGACAGACTTTTCATGCTCTATGCACTTAATGTATATTGTGTATTAAAAGATGTCTGTTGCATATATCTGAGTTCTTTTTTTTACTACGATTGTAGTTCATTTATGTAGTTCAGTACTTTGTCTCAACTTTAATTTTTTGATCTCCTTTTGTAATTTAAATTGAATGCTTGCACTTCTTTTGTCTTAGTCTCATGGACCATGTGGATAATCTTTATAAATTGTGCTGTCGAGCTTATGAAAAGATGTGAAGCCTATATTTTTCAATGATGAATGCATGACCTTTTATCATTGTGTTTTGCTTGGTCCAAAATGTGGCATGATATGATATTCTGAACTACATTATTTGAGCATGTGCAGTGTTTGGGTTGCTCGAAGGCCTCCTGGTTATGGATTTGTTGAATTTGATGACCGGCGAGATGCCTTAGATGCCATTCGAGATTTAGATGGTACAGATGTTTGTGCAATTTTTAATTATTGTATGTAGTTATGCATTTATTGCTTCTCGaatgaaaatagattgatatttttaaattgcaTAGAGATGATTTATACCATGAATTTTGGGTTGGTTTATTTTGTTCTTTTGTATTTTACATAATGAGTGTTTGATTTAAATTTTTTCAGGTCTAAGATATCTGACCCTATAGGTAAGCATGTTAGATTATATTAGGCCGTTGTATCGACGGGTTATAGTTAGCCTTGTATAGTCTGTGAGATGTCAATGAAAGGTGGTCATCTATAGTATTTGAAACACCTGAATATCAAATCTTCTCCATCTTTAGCTTATGTCTTTTTTCCTCAACAATTTAGTGGATCTACATCCTCAGGCCGGGAAACAAAGTGTTAGAAGTCTTGCCATGTTTATGAAAATGTACCTTCactagcacatctaaagaaaacgtTGGGTGGCATTATGTTCAGCATTGAAATGGAATtggaatcaaaatcaaaatcaaaatccacTTCTTTTGAAATCAGATTATTAAATTCTTTGGCATCCTTGGTTTGCGTGCTTTGAGAGcggaataaaaaataattaggtCCTTTGGCTTGTTTGATTTATTATTTCACAATCAACatcaagataaaattgattacgaTAACTAATATAATGTATTACTGAAATAATTTCACTTATGGGCAAATTTTTTACTCgttataaatttctattaatttaattttataaaaatgttattttaatccatattattttatatcttttcatatattatattatttataatattatatgtttttaattgttagtttatttatttttaatatttaaatttagtATATCTGTTCTTGTTTTTATTTTAGTATTTATAACAGTTTAcatatcttgataattatgttactTTTTACTATATTATTTTTGATTTGTAATAGTTTGAACATATTCAATTCTTGGAGAGGATGCAAGAGATAGGGAGGCTTAGTATCTCTAGGAGTTACTGCATATTTCTTATAGGCAGATCCATCAATGGTTTCAGAATGACCTCCACAGTGACAAAGACCTTAGGTGAGAGAGCTTGCACCAGTTCGGAGGTTTGCTTCCTAAGAATTTAGTGGTTGATGTATGAATTGCCTAGGAGCCTGGTGAAAGAGTCGGTCGTGTCACTAAGAGATAGGGTTGCACCAAGGAGAGGTTTGCAGCCACATATGGAATTTagtggttgatggagaagacagcaGGGTAGCAGTGGATGCCCATTGAAAGAGAACCACTGTAGCTAGTCCACTAACTAGAGAAGAATAAGTGAGAAGCAGGTAAGCAGCTGAATCTGCACTTATAAAATATGGAGGCAAGAAAGAATAGAGAAGTAGAAAGTCATTGCTAATGTGTGCTATCACTTGGAAATAAGACTGGTGGTTTGTTCCTGAGATTCTAGACCTCCAGTGTTGGTGGCGGCTTCTTCCCGCCACTGCATTAGCAAACAACAATGACCTGTCATGGTAGCCTGTTGTTTTTCGCCTAGTGACATGTGGTTGGCCATATGACAGCACGTAGACAATGCTGGGTTTGGGTTCATATTAAGTGCTGCATTTTTTCCCCCTTCACTCACCTTGGTTTTTGTAGTTGTAGCATCGACCTTGTTAATCATTCCAGGTTTAATGCCAATCAGTCGTTAGACCTCAGCATAGTGATGGGCAAGACATTCTCTGTCCCTATTTCATTGTCATAGGTTTATAATGACCAGGATCCTTTCTACCCTAGTTGCTTTTTAAACTGTTATTCATTCTACCTTTAATGTTCTCAAATGCAGCTTTCAGGGCAAGAGACGAGAGGTGATTTAGGGATATAGTTTTACATGTTCTTTTAATGTTGTGTATGGATAATTGATACATATATCTGGAAGACATTACTAACATGAGAGAGCATATGATCGAAGTGGTACCGGAGTTTACTTCGGATAAGGGCTAGTTAGAACCATTTTTAGCTCTTGTTTTTGAAATTTGATCTTGTAACAGTCTTTTAGATGATCTAACGATTGACTGTTAGAACCATTCATGTGGTTCTTAATAACCACATGAATCGTGCATATCTTTTATAAGTATGCATAAtccatttttgttatttatttttgttgctaTGGGCTAGTCTTTTTTCAGCTACATTTTTTCACTCActtgaaaaaatatttatgagaTAATGGTTTAAGTATCTAGCTTTGAGCTGTCACCATGTTTGCTTTGTCTTAATAATCACATGGATGGTGAACATCTTCTAGAGTTAGGCAGAATCCCTTATTTTTATGTATTTTCATCAATATGATCTTTTCCAGCTCTTTTTTTCAGCCACTTGAAAATTTTCTTAGGAGATAAAATGGTTTTATCATCTAGTATTTGAACTTTAGTTGTTTTGTATTTTTGAAATTGAAGGAGCAAGAACAATTTTCTGAATTTTTGAATATATCTTCATCTTTCCTTTTTAGAGAGTTATCTTACATTCTTTTTTGCCACAACTACAAGTCTTATTTTACCTAGGTTCTAACTATATCTTGATTCTTTGTCATTCTTTGTAATAAAATTCTTTTTTGGCCTTTATCATAGGGAAGCACGGGTGGCGTGTGGAGCTTTCTCATAATTCCAAGGGTGGCGGTGGTGGTCGTGGTGGATATGGACGAGGTGGTGGGGACATGAATTGTTACGAATGTGGTGAACCTGGTCACTTTGCCCGAGAGTGTAGATTGCGGATTGGTCCAGGTGGCATGGGTAGTGGAAGGCGTCGAAGCCCTAGCCCACCTCGCTATCGGCGGAGCCCTAGCTATGGTCGTGGGTATGATTTTgcctaatattaattaattattatcctCTTTGCAACTTTTCCTTGGTTTAAGGGGGATGGATAAGGACTGTCTAGGGCACCCTAACTATCAGGCATAATTTTGTTTGGGTAcaatctctatatatatatatatatatatatatatatattgcatactACTAACTAAATATGTATTTACCACATAGCTAACTTTTATATCTTTTAACTTCATTTTgaatagtgatttaaaaagtgctaggcgtcAAAAGGTGTAAATGTCCAAAAACGCataaggcgctaggcgctcgctcgagtgaagcgaggtgctaaaatataaaaatatataatataattaataaatataattatttaaataaaaaaatatggtattaaattaaaaaatcttatagaatcacaatatcatattaacaaaaaatctcaaaattttgaaacaataataataatttcaaataaataaaaattagtagtattaaaatcaaaataatatattattaatctaataaataaaaaaatattattactagtatatagttaacagtatactattaatatactattaacagtatattatcgagtcgatgtgagaagagggaGGAAGAGTAACAGTAGAggcagcgagagcgggagcgatGATAGTGGTGAGCAGCGACAGCAGTAGCGAGGGCACAGTGTAAGAGTAAGTctgaggctactgactgagagAAGCAGTAGTGGTAGCAGCGAGTAGCGGCAGTaggagcgacgagcgacgatagtggcagcaatAGCAGCGACGACGAGCAGTGACAGCAACGGCAAGCAGCGACAACGAAGAGAGACAATGGCAGTAGAGAGGAAATGTCAGCGGTAGAATCACAAGCAAGGTTAGGAttggggaagtcgcgagagggatgctgggaggctgatatcggtgctttagttggtttgattgaaccaactaaagcatcggatatTGAACTAGATGTAAAACactagttcggtcgcctggtttaattcgggcgctcgcccgaagcgcctgacGCCTAGTCTCGGGCGAATGCCCAGGcagtgcctctttgaagcgaggcgccgggacatgaagcgaggtgctcgggcctcgccttgcctcgcctgagcgcctattgaaatcactgatttTGAATCTTTATTGTGTTGAAAGAAGTCATGGACTATGTATGTGTATTTatgtattaattatatatatattgcatactACTTAAAATATGTATTTACCACATAGCTAACTTTTATATCTTTTAACTTCATTTTGAATCTTTATTGTGTTGACAGAAGTCGCAGTCCACGAGGGAGAAGATCCCCTCTTCGTCGCAGCTATTCATCTCGTAGTCGATCACCTGCACCTCGCCGTCAAGATTCTCCTTATAGTAACAGGTAGAGCAACATTTTGGTTTCTAGTTAAAATTAGGCTATTGTCATAAGTTCTCTATGGACTTGTGTCATTGACCATCATTGATTTCAGGAGTCCCGACAGGGATCGACGCCATAGTTATTCACCTCGCCTTGGCAAGAACTGCAGCCGTTCACCAGCATATCGTCGTCAAGACTCTCCTTATGCCAATGGGTGGGCAACAGTTTGTAGTTATTTCATTGGATTTTTGTCACTTATCCTGTATGCACTACAATGCTATATTATGTAAGTTACAACAGTGTTGATCTCAAAGAGATATTGCAGGGATGGGCGGAGGAGCCGGAGCAGGAGTAGGAGCAGGAGCTAGAGTACACCATGTGTCTGATAAATCCAACAGAAATTATCTATTTCAATATGACCTTGACTGGTTAGACCGTAGATTCGATGTCCTACGATAATTAGTTGGCTTAAAGTGGTTAAATGTGGACTCTGGAGCTTTGGATTCTTCACCTTTTGGTTGGAGCACTCTCCTCAGCTTGCTGGCATTTGGAGAGGTTATTTTTCTAGTTCATTTTCATGTTTTTGTCTCTATTTTAAATCTTGAAAATCATACTTGGTTGTGGTAGTAGATCAATCAATGCTTTAATACAGTCAGATTAATGTTTTTTTATGGCCTTTAACATAGGCATGtccctttttttctttgtttgagtTGTGATTCTAGAACAAGAACACTCATGGGATGTCTCTCCTCACTGCCTCAGGCTCTCTGCTTTCTCTTCACTGTCTGTATTTGTGCTAAGTGGCAAGAGCAGCACCCATGACATCTCTCTCACTGTCTGTTTCTGCTAAGTGGCACGGGCAGCACCCATGGGATCTCTTTCAGTGCCTCAGGTTTCTGCTTTTGTCTTCTCATGATCTATTTCTACTAAGTAGCACAGCATCTCCGTGGGATCTCCCTCACTTGGATTTTCTGCTTTTGTGCTTCTCACCATCAATCTCTCACCAAGATCAGAAACTTTGCTGTGGCACTGTTGGCCTGCCTAATGCAATGACTCTTTTGTGATGCACCGGACACTAATGTCTTTCTATTAGCTTTGTTAACATGGAGCAATGGCTGGAGCCCCCACAAGTTTCAGGTGCTGCATTTTACCATGATAATAAACTGATGCTTATGTTTATAGTTTCTAGTGCTGAACTTATGGGAAGCATAATTTGTGTGCTCTGCTGCATTTTGTGCATGGTTTCACCTATGATATAGATGCATTGGACTTTTCATagatttcttttatttatttcacTTGAAGATACGAACTCTTGTGGAGATTTTAGATTATTCTCCAAATCAATTATTGTTGTTTTCTGGCATTGCCAAATCTGGCTGTCGTGAATCGTTGTTACCCTATTGTCTTTATTTGCATTACTGTTTTCATGACAATAACTGTACAATGGTTTCTTGTGGTTGTGTAATATAAATCTGATTGTTACATCAGAAGCGGATAGTGTAATGACAATATTGTTCCTTTGTAGGAATGTCATCGCATGTTGCTTAATGTACTTCTTGCAATGCAACTAAGTGCATGTCCAAATATACACTTTGCAACATAATATGTTAACAGGTTATTCATATAACAATTTAGATACTTTTGTGCTCGAAAATATCCATATGGGATCGTCGTGTTTCAAGTTAGGTTTGCATGCTATGATGAGGCTGCAGGCTTTGCGTTGTCCATTGAAATAGTAGTCTTCATCGTCGCTAGAGATTGTATGTTAAAATTTTGAAGATGGTATAGCATTTCAATGGTTTTAGGCCTCAGTGCAGTGTGTTTCACGCTGATACGAATCTCAGACATTTAATTAAGCACGCTGctgatcaaaataaaatattcacaTACAATATAAGAGTTACATGAGGACTAATTGGGACTATTTAATCATTGGTTAGAACAATAATGTGCAAAATTATTTGATTAATTTAGGGTTCATCCAACATCGTTAATAATTCGAAAAATAACAGCTATTAAGAATAAGTAATTGTTCTGGGCACCTCTAGTAATATTTATGATGTGAAATTTAagaagatcatgacattttatcaaACATCTGTTTAGAGCCCACCACAAGGTTGTTCCTGTCACCGCGAGTCAAAAATACAGAAGTCTAACTTGAGTTACTTGGGCTAAAATCACCTTCATTTCGGGAGGGGACTTTTTTATTGCACTAGAATTCGGTAAGCGTACCTGGACATTTGGAGTTCTGTCTTTCCCCTAGAACACATAAGGTATTTGTTACCTCCCAAATTTGAGGGTTGTCCTCCCAAAATAGAAAAATTTTGACCACTTTCTCACCCTACTCCTGCTGGGTAAGTTTACGACGCGTGTTCGGACCCCTTCTTTCTctcagctgctgcctctctccgTCCTTTTTCGCTTCCGTTCTTTTTGCAACGGACGCAGACGGCCCCGTCGCCGGATCCATATCGCCGTTATCCTCGCCCCTTTGgctgccgccgcctcctccgctcACATCTCGGTCTCTCTGTCTTCATCGTCGAACGGTGTTTCGCCTCTGTCGCCGTTAATTTGGTTTCATCTCTTTTATCCACGGGAGTCACTGAGAGTTATACTTTCTCAAATATATCCCTCCCTCGTTCCGCGATTTGAACGATGGATGATTTGCTTTAATTGTCGCAACTATCTCTGATCATCATGTACGGAACCACAAAATTAGGTCACTAGTTTCACGACTGTTTCGCGTCGAGTATGGATCCGAGAGGCCTAATTATATACTCGAATTCGACCCAATGTGAGCTTAGTCGGGTCGAATCAAAAGATAACTGGACTCGACTTCGACGCAATGTGAGCTTAGTCGGGTCGAATCAAAAGATAACCGGACTCGAATTCCACCCAATTGTTATACGTATGGGAGGAGACCAttttgcgagagagagagagagagagagagagaggcgatggCGGGGTTGTTGGCGTGGGCGGCGGACGTGGTGGGAGGGGGCGGGCCGAgcgacggcggcggcgagggGGAGGGGCGGCTTCCGGTGATGTTCACAGAGGAGCAGCAAAGGTACGCGGTGGAGCTCGACGGGAAGGCGGCAGCGCTGAGGCGGTCGATCCAGGATCTGCGGCTGAGAATCCCGCCTGCTCACATCTCGCAGCGTCTTCCTGACCTCCACGCCCACTCCCTCGCTTCCAACGCCGCCCTCGCCCTCCAATTGAACGCCCACTCCACAACCCGAGAACAGGTAGCCTCTCTTATTCTGCTCATCAAAGATTTATAGATCGATTGCGCACCTACGATCTATTATTCTTAGGGTATTTCCTAGAAAGGGATCGACTTTATATAGATCTTGGGGTATATGGAAGTATATGGAATCAGATCTTACGATAATATTACTGCTTCATCATTGTTTTGTGTCTTCGTTCTTATTTTGGCTTCTTGAGCTGCTGATTGTACTGCTTGTTGCTACAGTTGATGTGCTGGATTTAAAATTTGCCAAATGTGTTATTGATTTGTTCCTTTTCATTGTTTGCTTTTCGATTACATATTAATACGACATTGTATGCTTCTGTAGGCACAACTGAGGGAGGTGACCCTCCAAGAAGAAAATGTTGCGTATGAAAAGGCTATATCAAATTGCGAAAAGAAAATTCAGGAAAAGTTGCAGGAGAGCAGCCTACTTCAGAGTAAATTAGAGGTTGGGACTTATAAACTTTAAATTATAGTTCTTATTCTTATTGAGTAACATATCACTTATCAAGATTCAAACTTTATATGCGTAACAGTTCTTCAAGTAGCAACGGTAAGATAATTAACTAGAGTATGTTCCTCTAATGTGTTTAGTGTTCCTTGCCTCTATTCCTCCAAGTGTTTGCTTGTTGGCCAGACTATCAATtgtcttttttatcttttatattgCATTCTTTAATTGATTCTTAAGAGAATAGACAAAGTTGAGTCAGGAAGCAAGACGGGTGGAGCCATCCATTTTGGAAACCCTTACATGTATCAACTGCAGATACAAGTCATTAGTTTTGCTTGACTTACTATTATTTCAGAGTGGAAAAGCCTAGTTTTTCTGTTTGAAGTGCATATTAATATGATTGTACTATTACTTCGACCTAGTTTTTCCTTATTATTAATTCAACATTGTATGATTTGTTCCTTTTCATTGTATGCTCTTCATTGACTACTATATTTTGAAAATTAGGATTTTGTGGTATGTTCTATGTGATAAGTATATTTTGATGAACTTTACAAAATCTAAACTGATAAATTGTAGACTAATTCTGTGGTGTTTCAACTCCAGCATGGATAATACTAAGTTCTAAGTTCTAAGACTGAAATGAGTTCTTTGTGTAGACCAATGCACCAGTAGACATTGGCATTAATACAATCCACTCCATCACCATATGCCCACCCATAATTGCCACCAAGGGCAGTGGGTCAAGCAAGTTGGAAGCCTAAAACAATTGGGAAAAGCTTTCTTACTATGAAGTGCAAGGCATTTGGAATATGCAGGAAGTTTGCCGTCAACCTGCAAAATTAATTATGGGAACCGAGAGAAGTTAGCCTATTTTTCTCGGTTAGCTGTTGCAGTTAAAAGTATTTCTACTGTTTTCCAATTAGTTTCTTCTGTGATCTATTTCATGCTCAATATAGCAAGTCATCTGGATCCATCTCCCAAATCTGCATTGTGAGTAGAATAATTTGTGGAATAATGTTTGCTTAATAACTATGAATATAGCTAATGCTTTTGTATTACTAAAGCATGTTTGTAGAACCATCTTATGCGGAGATTACAATCATTAGTTACTTTCAAGTTTCTCCATTTTCTCATCAACATATGTGCATGTGTCCAATTCCTGAACATCCATATTATTTTAATGGTACTTTCTAGACAGTGTCACATCATAATGCTAAAATTGCTCTTTTGCTTTGACTAATTATTTATAACAGGAAATGGACCTAGAAGAGCAGAATTTGAAAGCTGAGCTGGAAAAAGCACTAGTTGCAAAGGAAACTAGTGCAGATGAAACTTCATCAACTGATTCCATTAGGGCAGAAAATTCTCAATTTGAGATGGAATCATCAAAAGGTTTCAAGCTAGAGGATTTAGAGGAGAAGAAACTAGAATTGGTCAGTTCCAACATTATTatgctttaatcaattttaacTGACATGGTCATGGTCATAAGATGATTGTTGTTATTCTTTTGTTTGCTAGTGTCCAATGGAAGAGACGATACAGAGATTGGAGAGCGAGTGGTCATCAGTTCAACAAGAGTCCTTCAAGAAGCCTACTTCAGGTACTTTCAATCACTGGTTTCCTCCACAATGTTCTGTgatgtttacttttttttttttaacccttAGTGACATGCACAATAGCACATTTTTGTAAAGCACCGTCAACAATATATATGATGGAACAGTGTGTTGAGATAATTTGCCATCATCAAAGAAAATTACCTTGAAGTATGTAATTTCTTGCttaggaaaagacatttttagGCTGATGTGGAATATCCTATTTGTAGTTATTAGTTGAGCTGATCTAGGGAGTAGGATAAGATAGCTGCAATAAGATGTTTTTAAGGGACAGATACATGCACAAGACAAATTTCAGATGATATTCTACGCATTAGCAACCATTGGTTTTCTGCTCTGGTCGCATTATCCAGGATCAATGGTTTCTTATTGTACCAACTAAAATTTAGATATTTCTTTCACATGGTTGGTTGTTTAAGGCTCTTCTGTctttatatatctttttcataTTCTCTCCATGTGCATCACAGGGTTATCTATTTCATGCTTCTGTGAAGTTGAGTATGAAACACAACTAGCTCATATGATATTCAACCAAATCCGATGTTTTTAT
This DNA window, taken from Musa acuminata AAA Group cultivar baxijiao chromosome BXJ3-7, Cavendish_Baxijiao_AAA, whole genome shotgun sequence, encodes the following:
- the LOC135582166 gene encoding serine/arginine-rich splicing factor RSZ21A-like; its protein translation is MSRVYVGNLDSRVTERDLEDEFRAFGVLRSVWVARRPPGYGFVEFDDRRDALDAIRDLDGKHGWRVELSHNSKGGGGGRGGYGRGGGDMNCYECGEPGHFARECRLRIGPGGMGSGRRRSPSPPRYRRSPSYGRGSRSPRGRRSPLRRSYSSRSRSPAPRRQDSPYSNRSPDRDRRHSYSPRLGKNCSRSPAYRRQDSPYANGDGRRSRSRSRSRS
- the LOC135642448 gene encoding uncharacterized protein LOC135642448; amino-acid sequence: MAGLLAWAADVVGGGGPSDGGGEGEGRLPVMFTEEQQRYAVELDGKAAALRRSIQDLRLRIPPAHISQRLPDLHAHSLASNAALALQLNAHSTTREQAQLREVTLQEENVAYEKAISNCEKKIQEKLQESSLLQSKLEEMDLEEQNLKAELEKALVAKETSADETSSTDSIRAENSQFEMESSKGFKLEDLEEKKLELCPMEETIQRLESEWSSVQQESFKKPTSAQREKLLEKQLHSIIEQLTSKQVQAEGLITEIQTKEKELERLNSLRRKLDSSNTDLNTTRNRFGKSFAGSGPLVEYAIEAHRRPHHTGSRTESQQNLMLLRSAFILYILALHVIVFIKISS